The proteins below are encoded in one region of Catenulispora sp. GP43:
- a CDS encoding D-alanine--D-alanine ligase family protein, whose amino-acid sequence MSDQKRIRVAVVFGGRSSEHAISCVTAGSVLDALRNGPDPARYEIVPIGIAADGRWVLADLPEGGDLNLAITDGRLPEIGLPASAERANLVTMAGDPTARELTVHEPGAVPKSLGEVDVVLPLLHGPYGEDGTLQGLLELAGVPYVGSGVLASAVSMDKEFMKRLLTQAGFEVGPYEVVRPRDWGTEDGRAAVRLAVEELGYPVFVKPARAGSSMGITKVDAPEDLDQAIEAARRHDPKVLVEAAIVGREIECGVLEGLGPQDPAEASLPAELRVTGPHAFYDFQAKYLDGSTVVDIPARLSAEEIEDIRGQAVGVFETLGCEGLARVDFFYQESADGGPGRFVVNEINTMPGFTPTSMFPQMWQAAGLSYPELIARLIDTALRRPEGLR is encoded by the coding sequence ATGAGCGATCAGAAGCGGATCCGGGTGGCCGTCGTGTTCGGCGGGCGCTCCAGTGAGCACGCCATCTCCTGCGTCACCGCCGGTTCCGTCCTGGACGCCCTGCGCAACGGCCCCGATCCGGCGCGCTACGAGATCGTGCCGATCGGCATCGCCGCCGACGGCCGCTGGGTGCTGGCCGACCTGCCCGAGGGCGGCGACCTGAACCTGGCCATCACCGACGGCCGGCTCCCGGAGATCGGGCTGCCGGCCTCGGCCGAGCGCGCGAACCTGGTCACCATGGCCGGCGACCCGACCGCCCGCGAGCTGACCGTGCACGAGCCCGGCGCGGTGCCCAAGTCGCTGGGCGAGGTGGACGTGGTGCTGCCGCTGCTGCACGGCCCCTACGGCGAGGACGGCACGCTGCAGGGCCTGCTGGAGCTCGCCGGCGTCCCCTACGTCGGCTCCGGGGTGCTGGCCTCCGCGGTCTCCATGGACAAGGAGTTCATGAAGCGGCTGCTGACCCAGGCCGGGTTCGAGGTCGGCCCGTACGAGGTCGTGCGGCCCCGGGACTGGGGGACCGAGGACGGCCGGGCCGCGGTGCGGCTGGCCGTGGAAGAGCTCGGATACCCGGTGTTCGTCAAGCCGGCGCGGGCCGGGTCCTCGATGGGCATCACCAAGGTGGACGCGCCCGAGGACCTGGACCAGGCAATCGAGGCCGCCCGGCGGCACGACCCGAAGGTCCTGGTGGAGGCCGCGATCGTGGGCCGGGAGATCGAGTGCGGCGTGCTGGAGGGTCTCGGGCCGCAGGACCCGGCCGAGGCCTCGCTGCCGGCCGAGCTGCGGGTCACCGGGCCGCACGCGTTCTACGACTTCCAGGCCAAGTACCTCGACGGCAGCACCGTGGTGGACATCCCGGCGCGGCTGAGCGCCGAGGAGATCGAGGACATCCGGGGCCAGGCGGTCGGCGTCTTCGAGACGCTGGGCTGCGAGGGCCTGGCCCGGGTCGACTTCTTCTACCAGGAGTCGGCCGACGGCGGGCCGGGGCGGTTCGTCGTCAACGAGATCAACACCATGCCGGGCTTCACGCCGACCTCGATGTTCCCGCAGATGTGGCAGGCCGCCGGGCTGTCCTACCCGGAGCTGATCGCGCGGCTGATCGACACCGCGCTGCGCCGGCCGGAGGGGCTGCGCTGA
- a CDS encoding DUF3515 family protein, with protein sequence MTKSWIPAAAVATAAVLACAGAVWGYHAGRTGAVHVDLPKSSDQAVLAACANLVRALPADVEGGHLRGAVGDDSHVEQRAAAWGAPATVLRCGVDEPAAIVVGGPDYTPLSNQYVGIGDVTGTYQVNWLIEDHGDRATYTTTDRALYVEVTVPYDGALQKQSASNVLVDLAPTIVHTVPTKAGRFVSDQDQSQQQ encoded by the coding sequence ATGACGAAGAGCTGGATACCGGCCGCGGCTGTCGCTACAGCCGCGGTTTTGGCGTGCGCGGGCGCGGTGTGGGGGTATCACGCCGGGCGCACCGGGGCGGTGCACGTCGACCTGCCCAAGAGCTCGGACCAGGCCGTTCTCGCCGCCTGCGCGAACCTCGTCAGGGCCCTGCCGGCCGACGTGGAGGGCGGGCACCTGCGCGGCGCGGTCGGTGACGACAGCCACGTCGAGCAGCGCGCCGCGGCCTGGGGCGCGCCGGCGACCGTCCTGCGCTGCGGAGTGGACGAGCCCGCCGCGATCGTGGTCGGCGGTCCGGACTACACGCCGCTGTCCAACCAGTACGTCGGGATCGGCGACGTCACCGGCACCTACCAGGTCAACTGGCTGATCGAGGACCACGGCGACCGGGCGACCTACACCACCACCGACCGCGCTCTTTACGTCGAGGTCACAGTCCCCTACGACGGCGCGCTCCAGAAGCAGAGCGCGTCGAACGTCCTGGTGGACCTGGCACCGACGATCGTGCACACCGTCCCGACCAAGGCCGGGCGGTTCGTCAGCGACCAGGACCAGAGCCAGCAGCAGTAG
- a CDS encoding IclR family transcriptional regulator, giving the protein MDNSSGVGVLDKAAVVLSALEAGPTTLAGLVTATGLARPTAHRLAVALEHHRLVSRDMQGRFILGPRLQELASAAGEDRLLAAAGPVLAALRDHTGESAQLYRRQGDLRVCVAAAERMSGLRDTVPIGSALPMTAGSAAQILLAWEEPDRLHRGLQGARFTATTLAGVRRRGWAQSVAEREQGVASVSAPVRGPNNRVIAAVSVSGPIERLTRQPGRLHAQSVVEAAARLSEAVKRGS; this is encoded by the coding sequence ATGGACAACTCTAGCGGAGTCGGCGTCCTGGACAAGGCCGCCGTCGTACTGAGCGCCCTGGAAGCGGGCCCCACCACCTTGGCGGGCCTGGTCACGGCCACGGGATTGGCGCGCCCGACCGCTCACCGGCTGGCCGTGGCCCTTGAGCATCACCGTCTCGTATCCCGGGACATGCAGGGCCGCTTCATCCTCGGCCCCCGGTTGCAGGAACTGGCCTCGGCGGCCGGCGAGGACCGGCTGCTGGCCGCCGCCGGACCGGTCCTGGCCGCGCTGCGCGACCACACCGGGGAGTCGGCGCAGCTCTACCGCCGCCAGGGCGACCTGCGGGTCTGTGTGGCCGCCGCGGAGCGCATGTCGGGGCTGCGCGACACCGTGCCGATCGGCTCGGCGCTGCCGATGACCGCGGGCTCGGCGGCGCAGATCCTGCTGGCCTGGGAGGAGCCGGACCGGCTGCACCGCGGGCTGCAGGGCGCGCGGTTCACCGCCACCACGCTGGCCGGCGTGCGCCGCCGCGGCTGGGCCCAGTCGGTGGCCGAGCGCGAGCAGGGCGTGGCCTCGGTCTCGGCACCGGTGCGCGGCCCCAACAACCGGGTCATCGCCGCGGTGTCGGTGTCCGGCCCGATCGAGCGGCTCACGCGCCAGCCCGGACGGCTGCACGCGCAGTCGGTGGTGGAGGCCGCGGCCCGGCTGAGCGAGGCCGTGAAGCGCGGCTCCTAG
- the cofC gene encoding 2-phospho-L-lactate guanylyltransferase, with protein MPRSDLFEHGTDATVRTEGNTSWCLVVPVKRLGLAKTRLAGPGVPAPLRERLALAFAADTVTAALSAARVAHAVVVTDDPRASEVLAAIGATIVPDEPDAGLNAAFLFGAATARREFGTGMGIAACTADLPALRGPELDIALAQIDGEARSFIADAHDIGTTMLFAPPGSDLDPRFGGPSRAAHTASGALELPPDRISSLRRDVDTAEDLADALLLGVGPHTTAAWSAREQVCSGV; from the coding sequence ATGCCCCGGTCAGACCTCTTCGAGCACGGCACGGACGCCACGGTCCGTACCGAGGGAAACACCAGCTGGTGCCTGGTGGTGCCGGTGAAACGACTGGGGCTCGCCAAGACCCGCCTGGCCGGCCCCGGCGTCCCGGCGCCGCTGCGCGAGCGACTGGCCCTGGCCTTCGCCGCGGACACCGTGACCGCGGCCCTGTCGGCGGCCCGCGTGGCCCACGCCGTCGTGGTGACGGACGACCCGCGGGCTTCGGAAGTCCTGGCCGCGATCGGCGCGACGATCGTCCCGGACGAACCGGATGCCGGATTGAATGCCGCATTCTTGTTCGGAGCCGCGACCGCCCGCCGGGAATTCGGAACAGGAATGGGTATCGCCGCCTGCACCGCCGATCTCCCGGCATTACGCGGCCCGGAGTTGGATATCGCATTGGCACAAATTGACGGCGAAGCCCGCTCTTTCATCGCCGACGCCCACGACATCGGCACCACGATGCTCTTCGCCCCGCCCGGCTCCGACCTGGACCCCCGCTTCGGCGGACCCTCCCGCGCCGCCCACACCGCCAGCGGCGCGCTGGAACTCCCGCCCGACCGCATCAGCTCACTGCGACGCGACGTGGACACCGCCGAAGACCTCGCCGACGCCCTGCTCCTGGGCGTCGGACCGCACACGACAGCGGCCTGGAGCGCACGGGAGCAGGTGTGCTCGGGTGTATAA
- a CDS encoding NAD(P)H-dependent glycerol-3-phosphate dehydrogenase → MRRCAVFGTGMWGTAMSIVLADAGNEVVMVGRREAQIAAVNTEHENAEYFPGVRLPDTVRATTDPGGALAGAEFAYLSIPAQTLRANLTVWKDLIDPDTVLVSLMKGLEVGTAKRMTEVIREVTGFGRERVAVVSGPNLSPEIARRQPAASVVASRDEDVALRLQAATNGPYFRTYTASDVTGVELGGVVKNVIGLAVGIADGMGFGDNTKATLITRGLAETARLGAALGADPYTFSGLAGLGDLVATCASPLSRNRSFGVHLGRGLTLEEAQAEVKQTVEGVKSCEAVLELADRHGVEMPIAETVVAIVHDGRAPAEMLKELMTRPLKAERHGH, encoded by the coding sequence ATGAGGCGTTGTGCCGTCTTCGGTACCGGTATGTGGGGCACGGCGATGAGCATCGTGCTGGCCGACGCCGGCAACGAGGTCGTGATGGTCGGACGCCGCGAGGCACAGATCGCCGCGGTCAACACCGAGCACGAGAACGCCGAGTACTTCCCCGGCGTCCGGCTCCCCGACACGGTCCGCGCCACCACCGACCCCGGCGGGGCGCTGGCCGGCGCGGAGTTCGCCTACCTCAGCATCCCGGCCCAGACCCTGCGCGCGAACCTCACGGTCTGGAAGGACCTCATCGACCCCGACACCGTCCTGGTCTCGCTGATGAAGGGTCTGGAGGTCGGCACCGCCAAGCGGATGACCGAGGTGATCCGCGAGGTCACCGGCTTCGGCCGCGAGCGCGTCGCGGTCGTGTCCGGTCCCAACCTGTCGCCCGAGATCGCCCGCCGCCAGCCCGCCGCCTCGGTGGTCGCCAGCCGCGACGAGGACGTGGCGCTGCGCCTGCAGGCCGCTACGAACGGCCCCTACTTCCGCACCTACACCGCCAGCGACGTGACCGGCGTGGAGCTCGGCGGCGTGGTGAAGAACGTCATCGGCTTGGCGGTCGGCATCGCCGACGGCATGGGCTTCGGCGACAACACCAAGGCCACCCTCATCACGCGCGGCCTGGCCGAGACCGCGCGCCTCGGCGCGGCCCTGGGCGCCGACCCCTACACCTTCTCCGGCCTGGCCGGCCTCGGCGACCTGGTGGCCACGTGCGCCTCGCCGCTGTCGCGCAACCGCAGCTTCGGCGTCCACCTCGGCCGCGGCCTGACGCTGGAGGAGGCGCAGGCGGAGGTGAAACAGACCGTCGAGGGCGTGAAATCCTGCGAGGCGGTGCTGGAACTGGCGGACCGGCACGGTGTGGAGATGCCGATCGCCGAGACGGTGGTCGCGATCGTGCACGACGGACGCGCACCGGCGGAGATGCTCAAGGAGCTGATGACGCGCCCGCTGAAGGCGGAGCGCCACGGGCACTAG
- a CDS encoding thiamine-phosphate kinase has protein sequence METIDDVGEFGLIARVQARLPLTSPDTLVPAGDDAAVLAAPDGRLAVSSDVLLEGRHFRRDWSGPRDIGHKAAAQNFSDIAAMGGVPTSLLLSMVLPGDLPVAWVEEFAEGVAAECAPLGVIVAGGDMVRGDLITISVTVLGTLEGRPPVLRSGARPGDTVAVAGRLGWSAAGLEMLQSGEEIGREPGDGAAQAKGGATEAQPEDSSAPQPADYLAAHLRPSPPYAAGPEAARAGATAMLDVSDGLLADLRHLAVASGVAVDVDSTRLALAPGPRLDQMLTGGEDHALVATFAPDAALPAGWRPIGTVHEGGASVTVDGKPWNGPGGFSHFGHSE, from the coding sequence GTGGAGACCATCGACGACGTCGGCGAGTTCGGGCTGATCGCCCGCGTCCAGGCGCGCCTGCCCCTGACCAGCCCCGACACCCTGGTGCCTGCCGGCGACGACGCCGCGGTGCTGGCGGCCCCCGACGGCCGCCTGGCCGTGAGCTCCGACGTGCTGCTGGAGGGCCGGCACTTCCGCCGCGACTGGTCCGGCCCCCGTGACATCGGCCACAAGGCCGCGGCGCAGAACTTCAGCGACATCGCCGCGATGGGCGGCGTCCCCACCTCGCTGCTGCTGTCCATGGTGCTGCCCGGCGACCTGCCGGTGGCCTGGGTCGAGGAGTTCGCCGAGGGCGTGGCCGCCGAGTGCGCGCCGCTGGGCGTCATCGTGGCCGGCGGCGACATGGTCCGCGGCGACCTGATCACGATCTCGGTGACGGTCCTCGGCACGCTCGAAGGCCGGCCGCCGGTCCTGCGCTCGGGGGCGCGCCCGGGGGACACCGTGGCGGTCGCGGGGCGGCTCGGCTGGTCGGCCGCCGGACTGGAAATGCTCCAGTCCGGCGAGGAAATCGGGCGTGAACCGGGTGACGGCGCGGCGCAAGCGAAGGGTGGCGCGACCGAGGCGCAACCGGAGGACTCATCGGCACCGCAGCCCGCTGACTATCTGGCCGCGCACCTCCGCCCGAGCCCGCCCTACGCGGCCGGCCCCGAAGCCGCCCGAGCCGGCGCCACGGCGATGCTCGACGTCAGCGACGGCCTGCTGGCCGACCTCCGGCACCTGGCCGTGGCCAGCGGCGTCGCGGTCGACGTGGACAGCACCCGGCTGGCCCTCGCCCCGGGCCCGCGCCTGGACCAGATGCTGACCGGCGGCGAGGACCACGCACTGGTCGCCACCTTCGCGCCGGACGCCGCGCTGCCCGCCGGCTGGCGCCCGATCGGGACCGTCCACGAGGGCGGCGCGTCCGTGACGGTGGACGGCAAACCCTGGAACGGCCCCGGTGGGTTCAGCCACTTCGGCCATTCGGAGTAA
- the leuC gene encoding 3-isopropylmalate dehydratase large subunit: MSHTLAEKVWADHVVRSADGEPDLLYIDLHLLHEVTSPQAFDGLRQANRAVRRPDLTIATEDHNTPTLEIDKPIADPVSRLQIETLRKNCADFGVRIHSLGDAQQGIVHVVGPQLGLTQPGMTVVCGDSHTSTHGAFGALAFGIGTSEVEHVLATQTLPLKPFKTMAVTVTGELAEGVTAKDIVLAVIAKIGTGGGQGYVLEYRGDAIEKLSMEGRMTVCNMSIEAGARAGMIAPDETTFAYLKGRAHAPSGDDWDAAVAYWKTLRTDDGAAFDAEVVIDGDALTPYVTWGTNPGQGLPLSASVPDPETDFAAETDKVAARKALEYMGLEAGTPLREIKVDTVFLGSCTNGRLEDLRAAAAVIKGRKVAEGVRMLVVPGSARVRLEAEAEGLHEVFTEAGAEWRFAGCSMCLGMNPDQLAPGERSASTSNRNFEGRQGKGGRTHLVSPLVAAATAVRGTLSSPSDLAA; encoded by the coding sequence ATGTCCCACACCCTGGCCGAGAAGGTGTGGGCGGACCATGTGGTCCGCTCGGCCGACGGCGAGCCCGACCTGCTCTACATCGACCTGCACCTGCTGCACGAGGTGACCTCGCCGCAGGCCTTCGACGGGCTCCGCCAGGCGAACCGGGCCGTGCGCCGCCCCGACCTCACCATCGCCACCGAGGACCACAACACCCCGACGCTGGAGATCGACAAGCCGATCGCCGACCCGGTGTCCCGGCTGCAGATCGAGACGCTGCGCAAGAACTGCGCCGACTTCGGGGTGCGCATCCACTCTCTGGGCGACGCCCAGCAGGGCATCGTGCACGTGGTCGGGCCGCAGCTGGGCCTGACCCAGCCGGGCATGACCGTGGTGTGCGGCGACTCGCACACCTCCACCCACGGTGCCTTCGGCGCGCTGGCGTTCGGCATCGGCACCAGCGAGGTCGAGCACGTGCTGGCCACCCAGACGCTGCCGCTCAAGCCGTTCAAGACGATGGCCGTCACGGTCACCGGCGAGCTGGCCGAGGGCGTCACGGCCAAGGACATCGTCCTCGCGGTCATCGCGAAGATCGGCACCGGCGGCGGACAGGGCTACGTCCTGGAGTACCGCGGCGACGCCATCGAGAAGCTGTCGATGGAGGGCCGGATGACGGTCTGCAACATGTCCATCGAGGCCGGTGCCCGCGCCGGGATGATCGCCCCGGACGAGACCACCTTCGCCTACCTGAAGGGCCGCGCGCACGCGCCCTCCGGCGACGACTGGGACGCCGCGGTCGCGTACTGGAAGACGCTGCGCACCGACGACGGCGCGGCCTTCGACGCCGAGGTGGTCATCGACGGCGACGCGCTGACCCCCTACGTCACCTGGGGCACCAACCCCGGCCAGGGCCTGCCGCTGTCGGCGTCGGTGCCGGACCCGGAGACGGACTTCGCCGCCGAGACCGACAAGGTCGCGGCCCGCAAGGCGTTGGAATACATGGGCCTGGAGGCCGGCACGCCGCTGCGCGAGATCAAGGTGGACACGGTCTTCCTCGGCTCGTGCACCAACGGCCGGCTGGAGGACCTGCGCGCCGCCGCCGCCGTCATCAAGGGCCGCAAGGTCGCCGAGGGCGTGCGGATGCTGGTGGTCCCGGGCTCGGCGCGGGTGCGGCTGGAGGCCGAGGCCGAGGGCCTGCACGAGGTGTTCACCGAGGCCGGCGCCGAGTGGCGGTTCGCCGGCTGCTCGATGTGCCTGGGCATGAACCCCGACCAGCTGGCCCCCGGCGAGCGCTCGGCGTCCACGTCCAACCGCAACTTCGAGGGGCGCCAGGGCAAGGGCGGCCGCACGCACCTGGTGTCGCCGCTGGTGGCCGCCGCCACCGCGGTCCGGGGCACGCTGTCGTCCCCGTCCGATTTGGCCGCCTGA
- a CDS encoding HU family DNA-binding protein codes for MNKAQLIEAVADKLEASKKDAGDAVDAVLDAIIATVASGTKVSITGFGSFEKVKRPARTARNPRTGESVKVKASSAPKFKAGQGFKDMVNGDKKAPAAAKAAAKKTTAKATAKKAAPAKKTAVKATAAKTVAKKAPAKKTAVKATAKKAAPVKKTTAARKTTPAKKTAAKKATVVKAAAKKAATAKKAPAKKATPAKKAAARPVAKKVAKAPAKKAAPAKRTTAKKAPAKKTAAKR; via the coding sequence ATGAACAAGGCCCAGCTGATCGAGGCCGTCGCCGACAAGCTCGAGGCGTCCAAGAAGGACGCCGGGGACGCGGTCGACGCGGTTCTGGACGCGATCATCGCCACGGTGGCCTCGGGGACCAAGGTCTCCATCACCGGCTTCGGCTCCTTCGAGAAGGTCAAGCGCCCGGCGCGCACCGCCCGCAACCCGCGCACCGGCGAGTCGGTGAAGGTCAAGGCGTCCTCGGCGCCGAAGTTCAAGGCGGGCCAGGGCTTCAAGGACATGGTCAACGGCGACAAGAAGGCCCCCGCGGCCGCCAAGGCCGCCGCCAAGAAGACCACCGCGAAGGCCACCGCCAAGAAGGCGGCCCCGGCCAAGAAGACCGCGGTCAAGGCCACCGCCGCCAAGACCGTCGCCAAGAAGGCGCCGGCCAAGAAGACCGCGGTGAAGGCCACGGCGAAGAAGGCGGCCCCGGTCAAGAAGACCACCGCCGCCCGCAAGACCACCCCGGCCAAGAAGACCGCGGCGAAGAAGGCGACCGTGGTGAAGGCGGCGGCGAAGAAGGCCGCCACCGCCAAGAAGGCCCCGGCCAAGAAGGCCACCCCGGCCAAGAAGGCGGCGGCCCGGCCGGTCGCGAAGAAGGTCGCCAAGGCGCCGGCGAAGAAGGCCGCCCCGGCCAAGCGAACCACCGCCAAGAAGGCCCCGGCGAAGAAGACCGCCGCGAAGCGGTAG
- a CDS encoding MFS transporter has product MIERGGDPGADGVVASHGAPEGRAGWLRRALPDTGPQRALVMSSFVNRVGTGMFLATSALYFTVIVGIPARQVGTGLSIAGMAALLGSVPAGTLADRVGPRTVQLVTLAVQTVTMALFVVVHSWWAFTVVAAFDYVADAANNAARGALIGRIGGERPALFRAKLRTFVSVGVVAGTLLAAVAIQIGTRGAYVTVILVNAVSYVVCALLLLRVPSFGALPKPEGARRFAALADRPYAAFAILNGLINLQAVVVTLLIPLWIASRTHIPHWAAAAVFGLNFVLGTALMQPVGRRIETTEQGGKALRVAGLAIAAGCVVLAGSDSGPRWSQTLVLFGGAAVLCAAGVWVTAAGFSLSFGLAPAHAQGQYQGLTLLGLDAAGAVGPALLTAVVLGLGGPGWVVVGVGFAAAGLTGPAVTRWAERTRPAEVAASS; this is encoded by the coding sequence ATGATCGAACGGGGTGGGGATCCGGGGGCGGACGGTGTCGTGGCCAGTCACGGCGCTCCGGAGGGCCGGGCGGGCTGGCTGCGCAGGGCGTTGCCGGACACCGGACCCCAGCGCGCGCTGGTGATGTCGAGCTTCGTGAACCGCGTCGGCACCGGCATGTTCCTGGCCACCTCGGCGCTGTACTTCACGGTGATCGTGGGCATCCCGGCGCGGCAGGTCGGCACCGGTCTGAGCATCGCCGGGATGGCCGCCTTGCTGGGCTCGGTGCCCGCCGGGACCCTGGCCGACCGGGTCGGCCCGCGCACCGTCCAACTGGTGACGCTCGCCGTCCAGACCGTGACGATGGCGCTGTTCGTGGTCGTGCACTCGTGGTGGGCCTTCACCGTCGTGGCCGCCTTCGACTACGTCGCGGACGCGGCGAACAACGCGGCCCGCGGAGCGCTGATAGGCCGGATCGGCGGCGAGCGCCCGGCGTTGTTCCGGGCGAAGCTGCGGACGTTCGTGAGCGTCGGGGTGGTGGCCGGGACGCTGCTCGCGGCGGTCGCGATCCAGATCGGGACGCGCGGGGCGTATGTCACGGTGATCCTGGTGAACGCGGTGTCGTATGTGGTCTGCGCACTACTGCTCCTGCGGGTTCCGAGCTTCGGGGCCCTGCCCAAGCCCGAGGGGGCGCGGCGTTTCGCGGCGCTGGCCGACCGGCCGTACGCGGCGTTCGCGATTCTCAATGGTCTGATCAACCTGCAGGCGGTCGTGGTGACGCTGCTGATTCCGCTGTGGATCGCGTCGCGGACGCACATCCCGCACTGGGCCGCCGCTGCTGTCTTCGGGCTGAACTTCGTCCTGGGAACAGCTCTGATGCAGCCGGTGGGGCGCCGGATAGAGACCACGGAGCAAGGCGGCAAGGCACTGCGCGTCGCCGGGCTCGCGATCGCTGCCGGGTGTGTGGTGCTGGCGGGAAGCGACTCGGGACCGCGGTGGTCCCAGACGCTGGTGTTGTTCGGTGGTGCGGCGGTGTTGTGCGCGGCCGGGGTGTGGGTGACGGCCGCGGGCTTCTCACTGAGTTTCGGACTGGCTCCCGCGCATGCTCAAGGGCAATACCAAGGACTCACCTTGCTCGGGCTCGATGCCGCGGGCGCGGTGGGACCGGCGTTGCTGACCGCGGTGGTGCTCGGACTCGGCGGGCCCGGCTGGGTGGTCGTCGGGGTGGGCTTCGCCGCCGCCGGGTTGACGGGGCCGGCGGTCACCCGGTGGGCGGAACGCACCCGGCCGGCAGAGGTCGCCGCCTCTTCGTGA
- the leuD gene encoding 3-isopropylmalate dehydratase small subunit, whose translation MEKFTTHTGRALPLRRSNVDTDQIIPAVYLKRITRTGFEDGLFAAWRADPEFILNQEQYQGVSVLVAGPDFGTGSSREHAVWALKDYGFKVVLSARFADIFRGNSAKDGLLTAVLKQEDIEILWKLVEENPELEVTVDLQAREVRVEGHVFTFEVDDYTRWRLLEGLDDISLTLRHGEEIDAFEEERPRFKPKTLPAAV comes from the coding sequence ATGGAGAAGTTCACCACGCACACCGGGCGCGCGCTGCCGCTGCGCCGGTCCAACGTCGACACCGACCAGATCATCCCGGCGGTGTACCTCAAGCGCATCACCCGCACCGGTTTCGAGGACGGGCTGTTCGCCGCCTGGCGCGCCGACCCGGAGTTCATCCTGAATCAGGAGCAGTACCAGGGCGTCTCGGTGCTGGTCGCCGGCCCCGACTTCGGCACCGGCTCCTCGCGCGAGCACGCGGTGTGGGCGCTGAAGGACTACGGCTTCAAGGTGGTGCTCTCGGCGCGGTTCGCCGACATCTTCCGGGGCAACTCCGCCAAGGACGGCTTGTTGACCGCGGTGCTGAAGCAGGAGGACATCGAGATCCTGTGGAAGCTGGTGGAGGAGAACCCGGAGCTGGAGGTGACGGTGGACCTGCAGGCGCGCGAGGTGCGCGTCGAGGGCCACGTGTTCACCTTCGAGGTGGACGACTACACGCGCTGGCGGCTGCTGGAAGGGCTGGACGACATCAGCCTGACGCTGCGCCACGGTGAGGAGATCGACGCCTTCGAGGAAGAGCGTCCGAGGTTCAAGCCGAAGACGCTGCCCGCGGCAGTCTGA
- a CDS encoding Lrp/AsnC family transcriptional regulator, with protein sequence MVQAYILVQTEVGKAGAVAQAIAELESGITTAEDVTGPYDVIVRAEAATMDELGRLVIAKIQVIDGITRTLTCPIVHFD encoded by the coding sequence GTGGTTCAAGCGTACATCCTGGTCCAGACCGAGGTGGGGAAGGCGGGCGCCGTGGCGCAGGCGATCGCCGAACTCGAGAGCGGCATCACCACCGCCGAAGACGTGACCGGGCCCTACGACGTCATCGTGCGCGCCGAGGCCGCGACCATGGACGAGCTCGGCCGGCTGGTGATCGCCAAGATCCAGGTCATCGACGGCATCACACGCACATTGACCTGCCCCATCGTGCACTTCGATTGA
- a CDS encoding lysophospholipid acyltransferase family protein codes for MSSSTPYRPPRKQGAAFRFIVVVLVPPLRVLMKRDWRGGENIPKTGGVVIAANHISHVDALAFGHYIYGNGRVPRFLAKSGVFKNKFVGGVLRAAKQIPVYRDSADAANALRDAISAVENGQAVAVYPEGTITRDPGIWPMQAKSGAARIALATGCPVIPVAQWGPQEILAYHEKRPHLLPRKRMIMLAGPPVDLDDLRGLPQTADTLREATDRVMDAITELLAKLRGEEPPTRRYVPVNGTDNENGNEYGNEYGEDDSGKQVESA; via the coding sequence ATGTCCTCGAGCACCCCCTACCGGCCACCCAGGAAGCAGGGCGCGGCCTTCCGCTTCATCGTCGTGGTCCTGGTGCCGCCGCTGCGCGTGCTGATGAAGCGGGACTGGCGAGGCGGCGAGAACATCCCGAAGACCGGCGGCGTGGTGATCGCGGCCAACCACATCTCGCATGTGGACGCGCTCGCGTTCGGCCATTACATCTACGGCAACGGCCGGGTGCCGCGGTTCCTGGCCAAGTCCGGGGTGTTCAAGAACAAGTTCGTCGGCGGTGTGCTGCGCGCGGCCAAGCAGATCCCGGTCTACCGGGACAGTGCCGACGCCGCCAACGCTTTGCGTGACGCGATCTCGGCGGTGGAGAACGGCCAGGCGGTCGCGGTGTATCCGGAGGGCACGATCACGCGCGACCCCGGGATATGGCCGATGCAGGCCAAGAGCGGCGCGGCGCGCATCGCGCTGGCCACCGGCTGCCCGGTGATCCCGGTGGCACAGTGGGGACCGCAGGAGATCCTGGCGTACCACGAGAAGCGGCCGCACCTGCTGCCGCGCAAGCGGATGATCATGCTGGCCGGGCCGCCGGTGGACCTGGACGACCTGCGCGGGCTGCCGCAGACCGCCGACACGCTGCGGGAGGCGACCGATCGCGTCATGGACGCCATCACCGAGCTGCTGGCCAAGCTGCGCGGCGAGGAACCGCCGACCCGGCGTTACGTGCCGGTGAACGGGACGGACAATGAGAACGGAAACGAGTACGGAAACGAGTACGGCGAAGACGACAGCGGAAAGCAGGTAGAGAGCGCATGA